From Corynebacterium frankenforstense DSM 45800, the proteins below share one genomic window:
- a CDS encoding DEAD/DEAH box helicase: protein MSAVSTSPTFAELGVAAEITEALMAAGITRTFAIQELTLPIALDGRDLIGQARTGMGKTLGYGVPLLDRVFDSADVEELDGTPRALVVAPTRELADQVGDDLTTAAENLPVRVTTIYGGRPYEEQIDALHAGVDVVVGTPGRLLDLHQRGELRLDRVAVLVLDEADEMLDLGFLPDIEKILATLTHQHQTMLFSATMPGPILALARSFMNRPVHIRAEATESGLTHASTRQVAFLSHRMDKPAVLARILQSDGRGRTIIFTRTKRTAARVAEDLAGRGFTVASVHGDLGQGAREKSLNAFRDGTVEILVATDVAARGIDVDDVTHVINYQTPDDPMTYIHRIGRTGRAGHSGTAVTLIGYDEAAKWSAINDEVGLDMAEPPRWFSTSPELGEALDIPDDAPDRVGPARRVFGLPAPGEDRGGRGDHGRGHSGRGHGGRARGGRGDRHGDRGRGRRRDERGRGRGKNRR from the coding sequence GTGTCTGCCGTCAGTACCAGTCCCACATTCGCCGAACTCGGCGTCGCCGCCGAGATCACCGAGGCCCTCATGGCCGCCGGGATCACCCGCACCTTCGCCATCCAGGAGCTCACGCTGCCGATCGCGCTCGACGGCCGCGACCTGATCGGCCAGGCGCGCACCGGCATGGGCAAGACGCTCGGCTACGGCGTGCCGCTGCTCGACCGCGTCTTCGACTCCGCCGACGTCGAGGAGCTCGACGGCACCCCGCGCGCCCTGGTGGTCGCCCCGACCCGCGAGCTGGCCGACCAGGTCGGCGACGACCTGACCACGGCCGCGGAGAACCTGCCGGTGCGCGTGACCACCATCTACGGCGGACGCCCCTACGAGGAGCAGATCGACGCGCTGCACGCCGGTGTGGACGTCGTCGTCGGCACCCCGGGCCGCCTGCTGGACCTGCACCAGCGCGGCGAGCTGCGCCTCGACCGCGTGGCGGTGCTCGTCCTCGACGAGGCCGACGAGATGCTCGACCTGGGCTTTTTGCCCGACATCGAGAAGATCCTGGCCACCCTGACCCACCAGCACCAGACGATGCTGTTCTCCGCGACGATGCCGGGGCCGATCCTGGCGCTGGCGCGCAGCTTCATGAACCGCCCGGTGCACATCCGCGCCGAGGCCACCGAGTCGGGGCTGACCCACGCCTCGACCCGGCAGGTCGCCTTCCTGTCGCACCGCATGGACAAGCCGGCGGTGCTGGCCCGGATCCTGCAGTCCGACGGGCGCGGGCGCACCATCATCTTCACCCGCACCAAGCGCACCGCGGCCCGGGTGGCCGAGGACCTCGCCGGCCGCGGCTTCACCGTCGCCTCGGTGCACGGTGACCTGGGCCAGGGTGCCCGCGAGAAGTCGCTGAACGCCTTCCGCGACGGCACCGTGGAGATCCTCGTGGCCACCGACGTCGCCGCCCGCGGCATCGACGTCGACGACGTGACCCACGTGATCAACTACCAGACCCCCGACGACCCGATGACCTACATCCACCGCATCGGCCGCACCGGCCGCGCCGGCCACTCCGGCACCGCGGTGACGCTGATCGGCTACGACGAGGCCGCGAAGTGGTCCGCGATCAACGACGAGGTCGGCCTCGACATGGCCGAGCCGCCGCGCTGGTTCTCCACCTCCCCGGAGCTGGGCGAGGCCCTGGACATCCCCGACGACGCCCCCGACCGCGTGGGCCCGGCGCGCCGCGTCTTCGGGCTGCCCGCCCCCGGTGAGGACCGCGGCGGCCGTGGCGACCACGGTCGCGGCCACAGCGGCCGTGGCCACGGCGGCCGCGCGCGCGGCGGGCGCGGTGACCGGCACGGCGACCGGGGCCGCGGACGCCGGCGCGACGAGCGCGGGCGCGGGCGCGGAAAGAACCGCCGTTGA
- the hpf gene encoding ribosome hibernation-promoting factor, HPF/YfiA family, whose protein sequence is MSNSADSAENTTEALGPDAQVTITGRNVEVPEHFAERVNSKLAKIERLDPTLTFFHVELQYEPNPRREAECDRIQITATGKGHIARAEAKEDSFYAALETALAKMERSLRKVKARRSIAQSGHRAPKGTGQIAADLVAEANKAKQQQGKYDVDPYADEVEEILPGRVVRTKEHPANPMTVDDALSEMELVGHDFFLFVNSEDNRPSVVYRRHAFDYGLITLTEEE, encoded by the coding sequence ATGTCGAACTCTGCTGACAGCGCCGAGAACACCACCGAGGCTCTCGGCCCCGACGCCCAGGTGACCATCACCGGGCGCAACGTAGAGGTGCCCGAGCACTTCGCGGAACGGGTCAACTCCAAGCTCGCCAAGATCGAGCGTCTCGATCCCACCCTGACTTTCTTCCACGTTGAGCTGCAGTACGAGCCCAACCCGCGGCGGGAAGCCGAGTGCGATCGCATCCAGATCACGGCGACCGGTAAGGGCCACATCGCCCGCGCCGAGGCCAAGGAGGACAGCTTCTACGCGGCCCTGGAGACCGCCCTGGCGAAGATGGAGCGCTCCCTGCGCAAGGTCAAGGCGCGTCGCTCCATCGCCCAGTCGGGCCACCGCGCCCCGAAGGGCACCGGTCAGATCGCGGCCGACCTCGTCGCCGAGGCGAACAAGGCCAAGCAGCAGCAGGGCAAGTACGACGTCGACCCGTACGCCGACGAGGTCGAGGAGATCCTGCCCGGCCGCGTGGTGCGCACCAAGGAGCACCCGGCCAACCCGATGACCGTCGACGACGCGCTCAGTGAGATGGAGCTCGTCGGCCACGACTTCTTCCTCTTCGTCAACTCCGAGGACAACCGGCCGTCCGTGGTGTACCGCCGCCACGCCTTCGACTACGGCCTGATCACCCTCACCGAGGAGGAGTGA
- a CDS encoding WhiB family transcriptional regulator, whose amino-acid sequence MDWRHKAVCRDEDPELFFPVGNSGPALAQIAKAKLVCNRCPVTSQCLAWALETGQDAGVWGGLSEEERRALKRRNKRGRRTRVAV is encoded by the coding sequence ATGGATTGGCGTCACAAGGCCGTCTGCCGCGACGAGGACCCCGAACTGTTCTTCCCCGTGGGCAACTCCGGGCCCGCCCTGGCCCAGATCGCCAAGGCGAAGCTCGTCTGCAACCGCTGCCCCGTCACCTCCCAGTGCCTGGCCTGGGCCCTGGAGACCGGCCAGGACGCCGGCGTGTGGGGCGGCCTGTCCGAGGAGGAGCGCCGCGCGCTCAAGCGCCGCAACAAGCGCGGCCGCCGCACCCGCGTCGCCGTCTAG
- the rsrA gene encoding mycothiol system anti-sigma-R factor produces the protein MTSGHDVHGEGCTCDCDSVERKLAALLDDELTAAECAQLRAEITACPECAAGLELEEALRKLLRTCCGADHAPSRLRERVTYQLRVTTVRRFN, from the coding sequence ATGACGTCCGGACACGACGTGCACGGCGAAGGGTGCACCTGTGACTGTGACAGCGTCGAGCGCAAGCTCGCCGCACTCCTCGACGACGAGCTGACCGCCGCCGAGTGCGCGCAGCTGCGCGCGGAGATCACCGCGTGCCCCGAGTGCGCGGCGGGGCTCGAGCTCGAGGAGGCGCTGCGCAAGCTGCTGCGGACCTGCTGCGGGGCGGACCACGCGCCGAGCCGGCTGCGCGAGCGGGTGACCTACCAGCTGCGCGTCACCACGGTGCGGCGGTTCAACTAG
- a CDS encoding DUF6912 family protein: protein MRVYLPATFNSLTELNESGVIHARSGWAFAVTDALREFYTSGDEEELSDVAFDQAALASLRLLAVGDVEKFPHRRVVVSADVDDAHVTPVPDNGESVVRLEPAAVELDDVAAIHVDVPDAEEATAKAVTAIDAADLGDEDAELTVGDAQDNWLAFYDPSELPVLIELL from the coding sequence ATGCGCGTCTACCTGCCCGCGACCTTCAACTCCCTGACCGAACTCAACGAGTCCGGCGTCATCCACGCCCGCAGCGGCTGGGCCTTCGCCGTCACCGACGCCCTGCGCGAGTTCTACACCTCGGGCGACGAGGAGGAGCTCTCCGACGTCGCCTTCGACCAGGCCGCGCTGGCCAGCCTGCGGCTGCTCGCCGTCGGCGACGTGGAGAAGTTCCCGCACCGCCGCGTGGTGGTCTCGGCCGACGTCGACGACGCCCACGTCACCCCGGTGCCGGACAACGGCGAGTCCGTGGTGCGCCTCGAGCCGGCCGCGGTCGAGCTCGACGACGTCGCCGCCATCCACGTCGACGTGCCGGACGCCGAGGAGGCCACCGCGAAGGCGGTGACCGCCATCGACGCCGCCGACCTCGGCGACGAGGACGCGGAGCTGACCGTGGGCGACGCCCAGGACAACTGGCTCGCCTTCTACGACCCCTCCGAGCTGCCGGTCCTCATCGAGCTGCTCTAG
- the rsgA gene encoding ribosome small subunit-dependent GTPase A, giving the protein MPRRHYDESDVHVRPGKGSRPRTKKRPAHKDALFGMVVTKDRGRWGVVLDRDRDADDPVRVVCMRARELGRTPVEVGDRVGVVGDTSGREGTLARIVKLDERTSVLRRTADDTDSYERTVVANAELLLIVSAVADPPPRSGFVERSLVAAFVGGIEPVIVLTKSDLADPSVFAAEFADLDVPVVVCGVEDPLDPLLERISGRVSALIGHSGVGKSTLVNRLVPEADRATGEVSGVGKGQHTSTQSVALRLPRETGGGWIIDTPGIRSFGLAHVSPDDVIAAFEDLAAAAEDCPRGCTHLGPPADPECALDELTGAGARRVAAVRRLLEALHSNVDWE; this is encoded by the coding sequence GTGCCTAGGCGCCACTACGACGAGTCCGACGTGCACGTGCGGCCCGGCAAGGGGTCGCGTCCGCGCACGAAGAAGCGGCCCGCGCACAAGGACGCCCTCTTCGGCATGGTGGTCACCAAGGACCGCGGCCGCTGGGGCGTGGTGCTCGACCGGGACCGCGACGCCGACGACCCCGTGCGCGTGGTGTGCATGCGCGCCCGCGAACTGGGGCGCACCCCCGTCGAGGTCGGCGACCGCGTCGGCGTGGTCGGCGACACCTCCGGGCGGGAGGGCACCCTGGCGCGCATCGTCAAGCTCGACGAGCGGACCAGCGTGCTGCGGCGCACCGCCGACGACACCGACTCCTACGAGCGCACCGTGGTCGCCAACGCGGAGCTGCTGCTCATCGTCTCCGCGGTGGCCGATCCCCCGCCGCGCTCCGGGTTCGTGGAGCGCTCCCTGGTCGCCGCCTTCGTCGGCGGCATCGAGCCGGTGATCGTGCTGACCAAGTCGGATCTGGCCGACCCGAGCGTGTTCGCCGCGGAGTTCGCGGACCTGGACGTGCCCGTGGTCGTCTGCGGCGTCGAGGACCCCCTCGACCCGCTGCTCGAGCGGATCTCCGGTCGGGTCTCCGCCCTGATCGGCCACTCCGGGGTGGGCAAGTCAACGCTGGTCAACCGGCTGGTGCCCGAGGCCGACCGCGCCACCGGGGAGGTCTCCGGGGTGGGCAAGGGCCAGCACACCTCCACCCAGTCGGTCGCGCTGCGCCTGCCGCGCGAGACCGGCGGCGGATGGATCATCGACACCCCCGGCATCCGCTCCTTCGGCCTGGCGCACGTCTCCCCCGACGACGTCATCGCGGCCTTCGAGGACCTCGCGGCCGCCGCGGAGGACTGCCCGCGCGGCTGCACGCACCTGGGCCCGCCGGCCGACCCGGAGTGTGCCCTCGACGAGCTGACCGGGGCGGGCGCGCGCCGCGTGGCGGCCGTGCGCCGGCTACTGGAGGCGCTGCACTCCAACGTCGACTGGGAGTGA
- the secA gene encoding preprotein translocase subunit SecA, with product MFGLSKLLRAGEGRTVKRLSKIADDVVALEDEYAALSDDELKAKTDEFKRRVADGESLDDIFLEAFATAREASWRVLGQKHYHVQIMGGAALHFGNVAEMATGEGKTLTSVLPVYLNALEGKGVHVVTVNDYLAKRDAEWMGRVHRWLGLTVGVILPELDRKDRKAAYDSDITYGTNNELGFDYLRDNMVRSLDDCVQRGHHYAIVDEVDSILIDEARTPLIISGPAEGSSQYYTVFAQLAPRMQLDVHYEVDRRKRTVGVLEAGVEFVEDQLGIDNLYAPENSQLVSYLNNALKAKELFERDKDYIVRNGEVLIVDSFTGRILAGRRYNEGMHQAIEAKEGVEIKNENQTLATVTLQNYFRLYDKLAGMTGTAETEAAELNQIYKLNVVKVPTNKPKQRVDHSDRVYKTQEAKFAAVADDIAERQEAGQPVLVGTTSVERSEYLSQLLQHRGIRHNVLNAKFHEQEAQIIAQAGLPGNVTVATNMAGRGTDIVLGGNPDILLDIKLRERGLDPVEDEEAYQEAWDAELPAAQERSKKLGDKVREAGGLYVLGTERHESRRIDNQLRGRSGRQGDPGETRFYLSMRDDLMVRFSGQAMENMMNRLNVPDDVPIEAKMVSNSIKGAQAQVENQNFEMRKNVLKYDEVLNEQRKVIYRERHEVLEAADISTYIRKMIDETVSAYVNGATATGFVEDWDLESLWHALESLYGPTMSYQSLIDGDEYGPAGELTAEQLREAVLADVNAQYDSLEAKVEDLGGEGRMRAVERMVLLPVIDQKWREHLYEMDYLKEGIGLRAMAQRDPLVEYQKEGGDLFNAMNDAIKEETVRQLFLLRKQFEQQETQAADQSGANESAPAEAAAKTEGPAARD from the coding sequence GTGTTTGGACTGTCCAAGCTTCTGCGCGCCGGCGAAGGCCGGACAGTGAAGCGCCTGTCGAAGATCGCCGACGACGTCGTCGCCCTCGAGGACGAGTACGCCGCCCTCAGCGACGACGAGCTCAAGGCCAAGACCGACGAGTTCAAGCGTCGCGTGGCCGACGGCGAGAGCCTCGACGACATCTTCCTCGAGGCCTTCGCCACCGCCCGCGAGGCCTCCTGGCGCGTGCTCGGGCAGAAGCACTACCACGTCCAGATCATGGGCGGCGCGGCCCTGCACTTCGGCAACGTCGCCGAGATGGCCACCGGTGAGGGCAAGACCCTGACCTCGGTGCTGCCGGTCTACCTCAACGCCCTCGAGGGCAAGGGCGTCCACGTGGTCACCGTCAACGACTACCTGGCCAAGCGCGACGCCGAGTGGATGGGCCGTGTGCACCGCTGGCTGGGCCTGACCGTCGGCGTGATCCTGCCGGAGCTCGACCGCAAGGACCGCAAGGCCGCCTACGACTCCGACATCACCTACGGCACCAACAACGAGCTCGGCTTCGACTACCTGCGCGACAACATGGTCCGCAGCCTCGACGACTGCGTGCAGCGCGGCCACCACTACGCCATCGTCGACGAGGTCGACTCGATCCTCATCGACGAGGCGCGCACCCCGCTGATCATCTCCGGTCCGGCCGAGGGCTCCTCGCAGTACTACACCGTCTTCGCGCAGCTGGCCCCGCGCATGCAGCTCGACGTCCACTACGAGGTGGACCGCCGCAAGCGCACCGTCGGCGTGCTCGAGGCCGGCGTCGAGTTCGTCGAGGACCAGCTCGGCATCGACAACCTCTACGCCCCGGAGAACTCCCAGCTGGTCAGCTACCTCAACAACGCGCTGAAGGCCAAGGAGCTCTTCGAGCGCGACAAGGACTACATCGTCCGCAACGGCGAGGTGCTCATCGTCGACAGCTTCACCGGCCGCATCCTGGCCGGCCGCCGCTACAACGAGGGCATGCACCAGGCCATCGAGGCCAAGGAGGGGGTGGAGATCAAGAACGAGAACCAGACCCTGGCCACGGTGACCCTGCAGAACTACTTCCGCCTCTACGACAAGCTGGCCGGCATGACCGGCACCGCCGAGACCGAGGCCGCCGAGCTCAACCAGATCTACAAGCTCAACGTGGTCAAGGTCCCCACCAACAAGCCGAAGCAGCGCGTCGACCACTCCGACCGCGTCTACAAGACGCAGGAGGCCAAGTTCGCCGCCGTCGCCGACGACATCGCCGAGCGCCAGGAGGCCGGCCAGCCGGTCCTGGTGGGCACCACCTCCGTCGAGCGCTCCGAGTACCTCTCGCAGCTGCTGCAGCACCGCGGCATCCGCCACAACGTGCTCAACGCGAAGTTCCACGAGCAGGAGGCGCAGATCATCGCGCAGGCCGGCCTGCCCGGCAACGTCACGGTGGCCACCAACATGGCCGGCCGCGGCACCGACATCGTGCTCGGCGGCAACCCGGACATCCTGCTCGACATCAAGCTGCGCGAGCGCGGCCTCGACCCCGTCGAGGACGAGGAGGCCTACCAGGAGGCCTGGGACGCGGAGCTGCCCGCCGCCCAGGAGCGCTCCAAGAAGCTCGGCGACAAGGTGCGCGAGGCCGGCGGCCTCTACGTGCTGGGCACCGAGCGCCACGAGTCGCGCCGCATCGACAACCAGCTGCGCGGCCGTTCCGGCCGTCAGGGTGACCCGGGCGAGACCCGCTTCTACCTGTCGATGCGCGACGACCTGATGGTCCGCTTCTCCGGCCAGGCCATGGAGAACATGATGAACCGCCTCAACGTCCCGGACGACGTGCCGATCGAGGCGAAGATGGTCTCCAACTCCATCAAGGGCGCGCAGGCGCAGGTGGAGAACCAGAACTTCGAGATGCGCAAGAACGTCCTGAAGTACGACGAGGTGCTCAACGAGCAGCGCAAGGTCATCTACCGCGAGCGCCACGAGGTGCTCGAGGCCGCGGACATCTCGACCTACATCCGCAAGATGATCGACGAGACCGTCTCGGCCTACGTCAACGGCGCCACCGCCACCGGCTTCGTCGAGGACTGGGACCTGGAGAGCCTCTGGCACGCCCTGGAGTCCCTGTACGGGCCGACGATGAGCTACCAGAGCCTCATCGACGGCGACGAGTACGGCCCGGCCGGCGAGCTGACCGCCGAGCAGCTGCGCGAGGCCGTGCTGGCCGACGTCAACGCCCAGTACGACTCGCTGGAGGCCAAGGTCGAGGACCTCGGCGGCGAGGGCCGTATGCGCGCCGTCGAGCGCATGGTGCTGCTGCCGGTCATCGACCAGAAGTGGCGCGAGCACCTCTACGAGATGGATTACCTCAAGGAGGGCATCGGCCTGCGCGCGATGGCGCAGCGCGACCCGCTGGTCGAGTACCAGAAGGAGGGCGGTGACCTCTTCAACGCGATGAACGACGCGATCAAGGAGGAGACCGTCCGCCAGCTGTTCCTGCTGCGCAAGCAGTTCGAGCAGCAGGAGACGCAGGCTGCTGACCAGTCCGGCGCCAACGAGTCGGCCCCGGCCGAGGCCGCAGCCAAGACCGAGGGCCCGGCCGCGCGCGACTGA
- a CDS encoding SOS response-associated peptidase produces the protein MCGRFVLFTTGERLLDAVGTLPGVTEVRAPRDTPPARYNIAPTQIAPVVRLGGEAHSEALVEPARWGLLPHWKRDEKGPTLFNARSETVAEKPSFRDAFAKRRCVIPMDGYYEWHEKVPHFISRDDGGLLWAAGLWDTGLDQLSCTIVTTASAEPLEWLHDRMPLLLDAASAAAWCTGSAGSATEMLAPAAPTLRAHLGARPVRRDVGNVANDFPGLLDTVGAE, from the coding sequence ATGTGCGGAAGGTTCGTCCTGTTCACCACCGGGGAGCGCCTCCTCGACGCCGTCGGCACCCTGCCGGGCGTCACCGAGGTGCGTGCGCCGCGCGACACCCCGCCGGCGCGCTACAACATCGCCCCGACCCAGATCGCCCCCGTCGTCCGCCTCGGCGGCGAGGCCCACTCCGAGGCGCTGGTGGAGCCGGCGCGCTGGGGCCTGCTGCCGCACTGGAAGCGCGACGAGAAGGGCCCGACCCTGTTCAACGCCCGCTCCGAGACCGTCGCCGAGAAGCCCTCCTTCCGCGACGCCTTCGCCAAGCGCCGCTGCGTGATCCCCATGGACGGCTACTACGAGTGGCACGAGAAGGTGCCGCACTTCATCAGCCGCGACGACGGCGGGCTGCTGTGGGCCGCCGGGCTGTGGGACACCGGCCTGGACCAGCTGTCCTGCACCATCGTGACCACCGCCTCCGCCGAGCCGTTGGAGTGGCTGCACGACCGCATGCCGTTGCTTCTCGACGCTGCGTCCGCCGCCGCCTGGTGCACCGGCTCGGCCGGGTCCGCCACGGAGATGCTGGCGCCTGCGGCGCCCACGCTGCGCGCGCACCTCGGCGCCCGCCCGGTGCGACGCGACGTCGGCAATGTGGCCAACGACTTTCCCGGGCTCCTCGACACCGTCGGGGCGGAGTAG
- a CDS encoding HAD-IA family hydrolase: MRGLIVDYVGVLDGDEEEQRRWRNLFAAARANGVATAILSNDPGGQGAEPIREWEYRGIVDAVLLSGEIGVGKPAEEAFQAAADALELPMQDCVFVDDSIVNVRAAVESGLVGVMYQTFDRAVVEITGLFDIDGEF; encoded by the coding sequence GTGCGAGGACTGATCGTCGACTACGTGGGCGTGCTGGACGGCGACGAGGAGGAGCAGCGTCGCTGGCGCAACCTCTTCGCCGCGGCGCGGGCCAACGGGGTGGCCACCGCCATCCTGTCCAACGACCCGGGCGGCCAGGGCGCCGAGCCGATCCGCGAGTGGGAGTACCGCGGGATCGTCGACGCGGTGCTGCTCTCCGGGGAGATCGGCGTGGGCAAGCCCGCCGAGGAGGCCTTCCAGGCCGCCGCCGACGCCCTCGAGCTGCCGATGCAGGACTGCGTCTTCGTCGACGACTCCATCGTCAACGTGCGCGCCGCCGTCGAGTCCGGCCTGGTCGGCGTGATGTACCAGACCTTCGACCGGGCCGTCGTGGAGATCACCGGCCTGTTCGACATCGACGGCGAGTTCTAG
- the aroA gene encoding 3-phosphoshikimate 1-carboxyvinyltransferase, whose product MSKNVPPWPAPAARGPVRWRQHVPGSKSITNRALVLSALASGPSEIAGALHSRDTHLMAEALRAIGARIHSDEPGHGTASTTVNVDPGPLRGGTVECGLAGTVMRFVPPIAALTPEGASVVFDGDAQARRRPMGTILDALRDLGVEVHGDALPCTVRGGAARGGEVTVDASGSSQFVSGLLLAGACFEEGVTVRHEGGRLPSVPHIEMTVDMLRTAGVLVDVDEDAQTWRVHPGPIAGRRWAVEPDLSNAAPFLSAAAVTGGTVRVFDWPERTTQAGDAVRGVLEAMGCTVELVPSESGGPHPHDLEVTGPAGGHLKGIELDMSDFGELAPTVAALAALAQSESRLTGIAHLRGHETDRLTALSTEINRLGGDCSELDDGLLIRPAFLHGGVWRSYADHRMATAGAVLGLRVHGVEVEDVQTTAKTLPGFQMMWQTMVDEGCRA is encoded by the coding sequence GTGAGTAAAAATGTCCCGCCCTGGCCCGCCCCCGCCGCCCGCGGCCCGGTCCGCTGGCGCCAACATGTACCCGGTTCGAAGTCCATCACGAACCGGGCGCTCGTGCTGTCCGCCCTCGCCTCCGGCCCCTCGGAGATCGCCGGCGCCCTGCACTCCCGCGACACCCACCTGATGGCCGAGGCCCTGCGCGCCATCGGCGCGCGGATCCACTCCGACGAGCCCGGTCACGGCACCGCCTCGACGACGGTGAACGTCGACCCCGGTCCGCTGCGCGGCGGCACCGTCGAGTGCGGCCTGGCCGGCACGGTGATGCGCTTCGTGCCCCCGATCGCCGCGCTGACCCCGGAGGGCGCCTCCGTAGTCTTCGACGGCGACGCCCAGGCGCGCCGCCGCCCGATGGGCACGATCCTCGACGCCCTGCGCGACCTCGGCGTGGAGGTCCACGGCGACGCCCTGCCGTGCACGGTGCGCGGCGGCGCAGCCCGCGGCGGCGAGGTCACCGTCGACGCCTCCGGCTCCTCGCAGTTCGTCTCCGGGCTGCTGCTGGCCGGCGCCTGCTTCGAGGAGGGCGTCACCGTCCGCCACGAGGGCGGGCGGCTGCCCTCGGTGCCGCACATCGAGATGACCGTCGACATGCTGCGCACCGCGGGCGTGCTCGTCGACGTCGACGAGGACGCGCAGACCTGGCGCGTGCACCCCGGCCCCATCGCCGGGCGGCGCTGGGCCGTCGAGCCGGACCTGTCCAACGCCGCACCGTTCCTCTCGGCGGCGGCCGTCACCGGCGGCACCGTGCGCGTCTTCGACTGGCCGGAGCGGACCACCCAGGCCGGCGACGCCGTCCGCGGCGTGCTCGAGGCCATGGGCTGCACGGTCGAGCTGGTGCCCAGCGAGTCCGGCGGGCCGCACCCGCACGACCTCGAGGTCACCGGCCCGGCCGGCGGGCACCTGAAGGGCATCGAGCTCGACATGTCCGACTTCGGCGAGCTGGCCCCCACCGTGGCGGCGCTGGCGGCCCTGGCCCAGTCCGAGAGCCGCCTGACCGGCATCGCGCACCTGCGCGGCCACGAGACCGACCGGCTGACCGCGCTGAGCACCGAGATCAACCGGCTCGGCGGCGACTGCAGCGAGCTCGACGACGGCCTGCTCATCCGCCCGGCGTTCCTGCACGGCGGGGTCTGGCGCTCGTACGCCGACCACCGCATGGCCACCGCCGGCGCAGTGCTCGGCCTGCGCGTCCACGGCGTCGAGGTCGAGGACGTGCAGACCACCGCCAAGACCCTGCCCGGCTTCCAGATGATGTGGCAGACGATGGTCGACGAGGGGTGCCGTGCCTAG
- a CDS encoding sigma-70 family RNA polymerase sigma factor produces the protein MADSDVEDDTRLRERFESEALPLLDQLYGGALKMTRNPADAEDLVQETYMKAFQAFGSFRPGTNLKAWLYRIMTNAYINTYRKKQRRPQQTSADEMTDHQLYTTSSHDSSGLESAEVAALKNIPDQEIVDALNSLSDDYRMVVYYADVEGLAYKEIAEIMGSPLGTVMSRLHRGRKQLRGLLKGVAHEHGIGLDHPDMAEPAHNRTKTKKQEA, from the coding sequence ATGGCGGACAGTGACGTCGAGGACGACACGCGGCTGCGCGAGCGCTTCGAGAGCGAGGCGCTGCCGTTGCTCGACCAGCTCTACGGCGGTGCGCTGAAGATGACGCGCAACCCGGCCGACGCGGAGGACCTGGTCCAGGAGACCTACATGAAGGCCTTCCAGGCCTTCGGATCCTTCAGACCGGGCACCAACCTCAAGGCGTGGCTGTACCGGATCATGACCAACGCCTACATCAACACCTACCGCAAGAAGCAGCGGCGTCCGCAGCAGACCTCGGCCGACGAGATGACCGACCACCAGCTGTACACGACCTCCTCGCACGACTCCTCCGGGCTGGAGTCCGCGGAGGTCGCGGCGCTGAAGAACATCCCGGACCAGGAGATCGTCGACGCGCTGAACTCGCTGTCGGACGACTACCGCATGGTCGTCTACTACGCCGACGTCGAGGGGCTGGCCTACAAGGAGATCGCGGAGATCATGGGCTCCCCGCTCGGCACGGTGATGAGCCGGCTGCACCGGGGAAGAAAACAGCTGCGCGGTTTGTTGAAGGGGGTGGCACACGAGCACGGCATCGGGCTCGACCACCCCGACATGGCCGAGCCGGCGCACAACCGCACGAAGACGAAGAAGCAGGAGGCGTGA
- a CDS encoding 50S ribosomal protein bL37: MSKRGRKRKDRRKKKSNHGKRPNC, encoded by the coding sequence ATGAGCAAGCGCGGACGCAAGCGCAAGGACCGCCGCAAGAAGAAGTCGAACCACGGCAAGCGGCCCAACTGCTAG
- a CDS encoding DUF3107 domain-containing protein: MELKIGFKDTPRELVIDAKGDAGAVSGEVRSALERGEGILELEDQRGQRYLLRVSEVAYAAVGADTPRTVGFAGA; the protein is encoded by the coding sequence ATGGAACTCAAGATCGGCTTCAAGGACACTCCGCGTGAACTCGTGATCGACGCCAAGGGCGACGCCGGGGCCGTCTCCGGCGAGGTGCGCTCGGCCCTCGAGCGCGGCGAGGGGATCCTGGAGCTGGAGGACCAGCGCGGCCAGCGCTACCTCCTCCGCGTCTCCGAGGTCGCCTACGCCGCCGTCGGCGCGGACACCCCGCGCACCGTCGGCTTCGCCGGGGCCTGA